In Arthrobacter sp. SLBN-112, a genomic segment contains:
- a CDS encoding GntR family transcriptional regulator: MANNLGLSIDRSSPVPLYHQVVQGIEAAIYSGVLEPGSRLDNEIDLAAQLNLSRPTMRKAMDELVRSGLLVRKRGVGTQVVSSQVRRPLELSSLYDDLTNNGKKPTTEVLSFSHVEADDATLSTLQLPAGSKVYHFTRLRRVGVKPLALMENWVRDDIAEMDEAMLGAEGLYSILRRGGVNFRLATQRIGAMNANEYQASMLDTPAGSALVTMERTAVDDTGRRVETGHHVYRADSYSFEMTLVQR, from the coding sequence GTGGCGAACAACCTGGGACTCAGCATCGACCGCTCCTCCCCCGTGCCCCTGTACCACCAGGTGGTCCAGGGCATCGAAGCGGCCATCTACAGCGGGGTGCTGGAACCCGGGAGCCGGCTGGACAACGAGATCGACCTCGCCGCCCAGCTCAACCTCTCCCGGCCGACCATGCGGAAGGCCATGGACGAACTGGTCCGCTCCGGCCTGCTGGTGCGCAAGCGCGGTGTGGGTACCCAGGTGGTCTCCAGCCAGGTGCGCCGCCCGCTGGAGCTCTCCAGCCTCTACGACGACCTCACCAACAATGGCAAGAAGCCCACCACCGAGGTGCTGAGCTTCTCGCACGTGGAGGCGGACGACGCGACGCTTAGCACGCTGCAGCTTCCCGCCGGCTCGAAGGTGTACCACTTCACCAGGCTGCGGCGGGTGGGCGTAAAGCCCCTGGCCCTCATGGAGAACTGGGTGCGGGACGATATCGCCGAGATGGACGAGGCGATGCTGGGCGCGGAAGGCCTCTACTCGATCCTGCGCCGCGGCGGCGTGAACTTCCGGCTCGCCACGCAGCGAATCGGCGCCATGAACGCCAACGAATACCAGGCGTCCATGCTGGACACTCCGGCGGGGTCGGCCCTGGTCACCATGGAACGCACCGCCGTGGACGATACCGGCCGCCGGGTCGAAACGGGCCACCATGTGTACCGCGCCGATTCCTACAGCTTTGAAATGACACTCGTACAGCGATAA
- a CDS encoding SDR family oxidoreductase — MNTPTDRVALVLGGSGGIGRSVVERLIEDGFSVVIHYAGNKEAAEHLVDSIAAGGGSAIKVSGDVADMDAMSDAFQLAEDTFGGIDVVVNTAGIMILGTIADLDLDELDRMHRTNIRGTFVVSQQAARRVRAGGAIINFSTTVTRAQFPGYGAYVASKAAVEGITLTLARELRGRDITVNTLAPGPTATPLFLRGKADQQIDQLSKAAPLERLGRPDDIAEAVAFLAGPGRWINGQTIYANGGLA, encoded by the coding sequence ATGAACACACCTACAGACCGAGTCGCACTTGTCCTGGGAGGTTCCGGAGGGATAGGACGATCCGTCGTTGAGCGGCTCATCGAAGATGGGTTCTCTGTGGTTATCCACTACGCGGGTAACAAGGAAGCCGCCGAACATCTGGTCGATTCCATAGCTGCAGGAGGGGGCAGCGCCATTAAAGTTAGCGGCGATGTGGCTGACATGGACGCGATGAGCGATGCGTTCCAATTAGCTGAGGACACCTTCGGCGGTATTGACGTCGTCGTGAACACGGCCGGAATCATGATTCTGGGAACAATCGCCGATTTGGATCTTGATGAGCTCGACCGCATGCATCGAACCAACATCCGTGGGACTTTCGTCGTATCCCAGCAGGCAGCCCGACGTGTCCGTGCTGGCGGGGCAATTATCAACTTCTCTACAACAGTGACCCGTGCGCAATTCCCAGGTTACGGAGCGTATGTCGCCAGCAAGGCTGCGGTCGAAGGCATAACGCTCACGCTCGCGCGCGAGCTGCGAGGCAGGGACATCACGGTCAATACCTTGGCCCCAGGCCCCACTGCAACCCCTCTGTTCCTTCGGGGAAAAGCTGACCAGCAGATTGATCAGCTTTCAAAGGCAGCTCCGTTGGAGCGTCTCGGGCGGCCGGATGACATCGCTGAAGCAGTGGCGTTCCTTGCCGGCCCTGGAAGGTGGATTAATGGGCAAACCATCTATGCCAACGGCGGTCTCGCCTAA
- a CDS encoding tautomerase family protein, producing MPLVRIDVNEGRTQEELQGLSRGIHDAILEEFDIPARDYFHILTEHPQGQIFAQDAGLGFERTTAVVMIQIFTQGGRSREAKQQLFAAVAAKLSAVGVAGEDVFIGYVENSADDWSFGFGRAQYVTGELAVPEK from the coding sequence ATGCCGCTGGTACGAATCGACGTGAACGAAGGACGCACCCAAGAGGAGCTCCAGGGTCTCAGCCGGGGAATACACGACGCCATACTCGAAGAGTTCGACATTCCGGCGCGGGACTACTTCCATATCCTGACGGAACACCCGCAGGGTCAGATTTTCGCGCAGGACGCAGGGCTGGGGTTCGAGCGCACGACGGCGGTAGTGATGATTCAGATCTTCACCCAGGGCGGCCGGTCTCGGGAGGCGAAGCAGCAACTGTTCGCTGCGGTGGCGGCAAAGCTTTCCGCTGTTGGAGTAGCCGGTGAGGATGTGTTTATCGGTTACGTGGAGAACAGTGCCGACGACTGGTCTTTCGGGTTTGGGAGAGCGCAGTATGTGACTGGAGAATTGGCGGTCCCAGAGAAATAG
- a CDS encoding glycoside hydrolase family 15 protein, whose amino-acid sequence MAARIEDYALLSDLATGPLISRSGSVDWLCFPRFDSPSVFAALLGTEKHGRWLIAPALPGAVVVNRRYRESTFVLETTWQATTGQILVTDFMPAGRDRSSLLRRVTGLHGTVSVRQELYIRPQYGTLKPWMSRVRVDPVLPATEMLLAMAGPDAWALHSRRLPPAHDQGHVGEFAVAAGENVDFELTWFPSYQKIPPALNFDAALDDTVSYWTRWGGHCRQDGAYAPEVKRSLLVLRALTHYETGGIVAAPTTSLPEDFGGARNWDYRYCWLRDAALTLESMLTHGYESEALKWRNWLLRALAGDPEDIQIMYGVAGERNLPETVLSHLPGYQNSRPVRIGNAAVEQYQADVVGEVMVALEKLRLAGGKEDPFSWALQRALLGYVEKHFDDKDCGLWEIRGTAEFFTHSRVMMWAAFDCGVRAVRHHGLPGPAERWDELRGRLRTEIMDKGFNRELNSFTQTYGGQQTDAALLALPQVGFLAYDDERMLGTVAQLERELMTEHGLLLRYRTETGIDGLEPGEHPFLACSFWLVEQYARTHRMTEAKAVMDNVVGFGNELGLLSEEFAARERRMAGNFPQAFSHLALVRAADAMHGVDRLSLAVER is encoded by the coding sequence ATGGCCGCACGGATCGAGGATTATGCGCTCCTGTCTGATCTTGCCACCGGGCCGCTTATCTCCCGGAGCGGGAGCGTGGACTGGCTCTGCTTTCCACGCTTTGACTCTCCCTCGGTTTTCGCAGCTCTTCTGGGCACGGAGAAGCATGGTCGGTGGCTAATCGCCCCGGCACTGCCCGGAGCAGTGGTTGTTAACCGTCGGTATCGGGAGTCAACTTTCGTCCTTGAGACGACATGGCAGGCTACGACCGGACAGATTCTAGTGACGGACTTTATGCCGGCCGGACGAGACCGGTCATCGCTTCTGCGACGCGTTACCGGACTCCACGGCACCGTTTCGGTGCGGCAGGAGCTGTACATCCGCCCACAGTACGGAACGCTTAAACCGTGGATGAGCCGTGTACGCGTAGATCCGGTACTCCCCGCCACAGAAATGCTGCTGGCGATGGCAGGACCGGATGCTTGGGCTTTGCACAGCCGGCGACTGCCTCCGGCCCACGATCAGGGGCATGTCGGTGAATTCGCAGTTGCTGCGGGCGAAAATGTGGACTTTGAATTGACGTGGTTTCCGTCGTACCAAAAGATCCCGCCGGCGCTGAATTTCGACGCAGCCCTGGACGATACGGTGAGCTACTGGACCCGTTGGGGTGGTCATTGCCGGCAGGACGGAGCCTATGCGCCTGAAGTGAAGAGGTCCCTGCTCGTGCTGCGCGCTCTGACCCATTATGAGACAGGTGGCATCGTCGCCGCACCGACGACATCCCTGCCTGAGGATTTCGGAGGGGCACGTAACTGGGACTACCGATATTGCTGGCTCCGCGACGCCGCTCTGACCTTGGAATCCATGCTGACACATGGGTATGAATCGGAGGCCCTCAAGTGGCGCAACTGGCTCTTGCGCGCGCTGGCCGGCGACCCCGAGGACATACAGATAATGTACGGAGTCGCCGGTGAACGCAATTTACCAGAGACAGTACTGAGTCATCTGCCGGGGTACCAGAACTCGCGACCGGTACGGATCGGAAACGCTGCGGTCGAGCAATACCAGGCGGACGTTGTCGGTGAAGTCATGGTGGCCCTTGAAAAGCTGCGCCTCGCCGGCGGCAAGGAAGATCCCTTTTCCTGGGCACTTCAGCGGGCACTGCTGGGCTATGTGGAAAAGCACTTCGATGACAAAGACTGCGGCCTGTGGGAAATTCGCGGCACAGCCGAATTCTTCACGCATTCGAGGGTCATGATGTGGGCCGCATTCGACTGCGGGGTCCGGGCAGTTCGTCATCACGGACTCCCTGGCCCGGCGGAGCGCTGGGACGAACTTCGGGGCCGTTTACGGACAGAGATCATGGACAAAGGTTTCAACCGGGAGCTCAACTCGTTCACCCAAACCTACGGCGGCCAGCAAACCGACGCCGCTTTGCTGGCTCTGCCGCAGGTTGGCTTTCTCGCTTACGACGATGAGCGCATGCTTGGCACTGTCGCACAGCTGGAACGCGAGCTCATGACAGAACACGGCCTCTTGCTGCGTTACCGAACCGAGACGGGTATCGATGGGCTTGAACCAGGCGAGCACCCGTTTCTCGCCTGTTCCTTTTGGCTGGTAGAGCAGTATGCCCGCACGCATCGAATGACAGAAGCCAAAGCGGTCATGGACAACGTCGTCGGGTTCGGCAATGAACTGGGCCTCCTCAGCGAAGAGTTCGCCGCTAGGGAACGACGGATGGCTGGTAACTTCCCCCAGGCCTTTTCCCATCTGGCCCTCGTGCGCGCCGCCGATGCGATGCACGGCGTTGACCGACTGAGCCTAGCGGTTGAGCGATGA
- the iolB gene encoding 5-deoxy-glucuronate isomerase, whose protein sequence is MTNWVYPLGTAADDVWDVSIGTSDSSLTVDGWAHTGLKVATLPAGAAVELPAAEEERIVVPLSGSFTVTVDGTDYPLDGRSSVFSGPTDVLYSGTGRAVTVSSADGGRVAVATAPAKASYPTRLVPAAETPVELRGAGNCSRQVHNFGTPAALEADRFIVCEVLTPAGNWSSYPPHKHDEEKDGETSLEEIYYFETQVAAGGPAPADADAMGYQRVYASDERPIDVSAEVRTGDVVLVPYGWHGPAMAAPGYDLYYLNVMAGPGPVREWLISDDPHHGWVRQTWDSQNIDPRLPFGV, encoded by the coding sequence ATGACCAACTGGGTCTACCCCCTGGGCACCGCCGCCGACGACGTATGGGACGTTTCGATCGGAACCTCCGATTCCTCCCTGACCGTGGACGGCTGGGCACACACCGGACTGAAGGTGGCCACCCTGCCGGCGGGCGCCGCCGTCGAACTTCCCGCCGCAGAGGAGGAACGGATCGTGGTGCCCCTCAGCGGGTCCTTCACCGTGACCGTGGACGGCACGGACTACCCCCTGGACGGCCGCTCGTCCGTGTTCTCCGGGCCCACCGACGTGCTGTACTCGGGCACCGGGCGGGCCGTGACAGTCAGTTCTGCCGACGGCGGCCGTGTTGCCGTGGCAACCGCCCCTGCCAAGGCGTCGTATCCCACCAGGCTGGTGCCCGCCGCTGAAACCCCGGTGGAGCTTCGCGGGGCTGGCAACTGCTCGCGCCAGGTCCACAACTTCGGTACACCCGCAGCCCTGGAGGCCGACCGCTTCATCGTGTGCGAGGTCCTCACGCCGGCCGGCAACTGGTCCTCCTACCCTCCCCACAAGCATGACGAGGAGAAGGACGGCGAAACCTCCCTCGAAGAGATCTACTACTTCGAAACCCAAGTAGCAGCCGGCGGCCCGGCACCTGCCGATGCCGACGCCATGGGCTACCAGCGCGTCTACGCCTCGGACGAGCGGCCCATCGACGTCTCCGCCGAGGTCCGCACGGGCGACGTCGTCCTGGTCCCCTACGGCTGGCACGGCCCGGCAATGGCCGCCCCGGGATACGACCTTTACTACCTGAACGTCATGGCCGGCCCCGGACCCGTGCGCGAATGGCTGATCAGCGATGACCCCCACCACGGCTGGGTCCGCCAGACCTGGGACAGCCAGAACATCGATCCCCGGCTGCCTTTCGGCGTCTGA
- a CDS encoding LacI family DNA-binding transcriptional regulator: MTRRPTIADVAAEAGVSTSLVSLVMRDLPGASPSNRQRVVEVAARLGYRPDSRAQRLRKRQAGTIGVVVNFEHPFHADMIDALYAEIGTHYELAISAVTRGRMIDAAVASLIQERCDALLFLGVQASDGQLKAFDQELPSIMLHRRLPAGTIDTVRVDDVLGGRLATEHLLDRGHRRVAYVDGAGQAGSQDRLHGYTKTMRSRGLSNLAVVLPGGESEDDGARAMESILQLAPKERPTAVFAYNDRCALGLLYTAVRAGVRVPDALSVVGYDDSRISRLRAVGLTSVQQDTKGVARIAVARAVARMQDTDLGVTDHVLQPTLIVRTSTATPSVRPAE; encoded by the coding sequence ATGACGCGCCGACCGACCATAGCCGACGTTGCCGCTGAGGCAGGAGTTTCGACATCCTTAGTTTCGCTCGTAATGCGTGATTTGCCGGGGGCGAGCCCGTCCAACCGACAGCGAGTAGTGGAAGTGGCGGCGCGGCTTGGTTACAGGCCCGATTCCCGCGCCCAGCGACTTCGGAAAAGGCAGGCAGGAACAATCGGGGTTGTTGTCAACTTTGAGCATCCATTCCACGCGGACATGATCGACGCTCTTTACGCTGAGATCGGCACACACTATGAATTGGCTATTAGTGCTGTGACACGCGGCCGAATGATAGACGCGGCAGTTGCTAGCCTTATTCAGGAGCGGTGTGACGCCCTCTTATTTCTGGGGGTGCAAGCTAGCGATGGGCAGCTCAAAGCTTTTGACCAGGAGCTTCCGTCCATAATGCTTCATAGACGGCTTCCTGCAGGAACAATCGACACCGTGCGTGTCGATGATGTTCTAGGAGGTCGACTTGCGACAGAACACCTATTGGATCGCGGCCACCGGCGCGTGGCTTACGTGGACGGCGCGGGTCAGGCGGGGTCACAGGACAGACTCCACGGGTACACGAAAACCATGAGATCGAGGGGACTGTCGAACCTTGCGGTCGTCCTGCCGGGTGGTGAGAGTGAGGATGATGGCGCCCGGGCTATGGAATCGATACTGCAGCTAGCACCAAAGGAGCGGCCGACAGCTGTTTTTGCATACAACGATCGATGCGCTCTCGGCCTGCTATACACCGCGGTCCGGGCAGGCGTCCGAGTTCCCGATGCGCTTTCGGTTGTTGGCTATGACGACAGCCGCATCTCCCGCTTGAGAGCGGTAGGGCTGACCAGTGTTCAACAGGACACGAAAGGCGTTGCCCGCATTGCCGTGGCCAGGGCGGTTGCCAGGATGCAGGATACTGACCTTGGTGTGACTGATCACGTCCTTCAGCCCACTTTAATAGTGAGAACGTCAACAGCGACGCCTTCAGTGAGACCCGCTGAGTAG
- a CDS encoding GlxA family transcriptional regulator, whose protein sequence is MTRSKSVVFLVFDGVKLLDISGPAEVFAEANKFGGNYSLRFVSICGKPVLTSIGTRLEVDGALRLRTDIDTIIVPGSDDLVVKPIPAALVAAVQELHPIARRLVSICTGAFVLASAGVLSGRNATTHWRHVSVFSRSHPDIHVEPDALFVEDKGVFTSAGVSAGIDLALALVEQDHGAPVAREVARNLVLFMQRPGGQTQFSAPLQIKPVGSRPLRDIVESVSAYPALNHSVDSMGLLVGLSARQVSRLFAAELDTSPARFVERIRLEHAKALLEAGCSVSAAARASGFGSTESLRRSFMNRLHLSPSDYRSRFSTTSPPLVPTKTRTN, encoded by the coding sequence ATGACGCGTTCAAAAAGTGTCGTCTTCCTGGTGTTTGACGGCGTGAAATTGCTGGACATCTCCGGACCTGCGGAAGTTTTCGCCGAGGCCAACAAATTCGGCGGCAACTATTCTCTGCGCTTCGTTTCCATATGCGGAAAGCCCGTCCTGACCTCAATCGGAACCAGGCTCGAAGTGGACGGCGCACTCAGGCTGAGAACAGACATCGATACCATTATTGTTCCCGGAAGCGATGACCTCGTCGTCAAGCCCATACCTGCCGCTTTGGTAGCAGCAGTTCAAGAGCTTCACCCTATCGCCCGGCGTTTGGTATCCATCTGCACTGGGGCATTTGTTCTCGCTTCTGCTGGCGTCCTCTCCGGTCGCAACGCAACCACTCACTGGCGGCATGTCTCAGTCTTTTCGCGCTCCCACCCGGACATCCATGTTGAACCCGACGCGTTGTTTGTCGAAGACAAGGGGGTATTCACTTCAGCCGGAGTTTCAGCGGGTATTGATCTTGCACTGGCACTTGTCGAGCAAGACCATGGAGCCCCCGTCGCCCGGGAGGTGGCCAGGAACCTCGTGTTGTTCATGCAACGGCCAGGTGGTCAAACCCAGTTTTCAGCACCCCTTCAAATCAAGCCAGTCGGGAGCAGGCCGCTGCGGGACATCGTCGAGAGCGTGTCCGCCTATCCTGCCCTGAATCACAGCGTCGACTCTATGGGTTTACTGGTAGGACTAAGTGCCCGCCAGGTCTCGCGACTCTTCGCAGCAGAGCTGGACACGTCACCCGCGAGATTTGTAGAGCGCATTCGATTGGAGCATGCGAAGGCGCTCCTCGAAGCGGGATGTAGCGTATCAGCCGCCGCGCGCGCGTCCGGTTTCGGCAGCACAGAGTCCCTGCGGCGAAGCTTCATGAACCGACTCCACCTCTCACCGAGCGACTACCGTTCACGGTTTTCGACGACTTCACCGCCTTTAGTGCCCACTAAAACCCGTACCAATTAG
- a CDS encoding integrase core domain-containing protein: MKLTFQSLPDEKCPICAGFLTRAVAAMAAEGAAVNRVMTDNALAYRLSRDFQDALAVFGAKHILIKPRHPGKAERFNRTLQEGWAYRQPFTSNQTRTDALQPWINFYNNHRPYGSLGREPPMSRCNLPTD; this comes from the coding sequence ATGAAGCTCACGTTCCAGTCCCTGCCCGACGAGAAATGCCCGATCTGCGCCGGGTTCCTCACCCGGGCCGTAGCGGCCATGGCAGCCGAGGGCGCAGCCGTGAACCGAGTCATGACTGACAATGCTTTGGCCTACCGGCTCTCCCGGGACTTCCAAGACGCACTGGCCGTGTTCGGGGCCAAACACATCCTGATCAAACCCCGCCACCCCGGCAAAGCAGAACGCTTCAACCGCACCCTCCAGGAAGGCTGGGCCTACCGCCAGCCTTTCACCTCGAATCAAACCCGGACCGATGCACTGCAGCCATGGATAAACTTCTACAACAACCACCGGCCCTACGGCAGCCTCGGACGGGAACCACCGATGAGCAGGTGCAACCTCCCTACTGACTAG
- a CDS encoding HD domain-containing protein produces MIETIAGISVPDTDLIREATALVRSAADDTLFHHSRRVYVWGMLQAKASSLEPDPELAYVGAMFHDLGLTQKYRTRDRRFEVDGAEAAYDFLREQGRSEEEARAVWLGIALHTTPEIPLSLAPEVAVVTLGVETDVLGLRLDHISEENRREVVRQHPRKQFKQRILEAFHEGMKDRPETTFGTMNDDVLSHFDPSFKRENFVRIIMDNDWNE; encoded by the coding sequence ATGATCGAAACAATCGCCGGAATATCGGTCCCTGATACAGATCTGATTCGTGAAGCGACAGCCCTTGTACGGTCGGCGGCAGATGACACCCTATTCCACCATTCCCGCAGGGTGTACGTGTGGGGAATGCTTCAAGCAAAAGCCTCGAGCCTAGAGCCCGACCCGGAGCTGGCCTACGTGGGCGCCATGTTTCATGATCTAGGTCTGACGCAAAAGTACCGCACCCGTGACCGGCGCTTCGAGGTTGATGGTGCAGAAGCGGCATACGATTTTCTGCGCGAACAGGGACGGTCGGAAGAGGAGGCGCGCGCTGTTTGGCTGGGGATAGCGCTTCACACAACCCCAGAAATACCCTTGTCTCTGGCGCCCGAAGTGGCAGTGGTAACGCTGGGAGTGGAGACCGACGTCCTGGGCCTCCGTCTTGACCATATCAGCGAGGAAAACCGCCGTGAGGTCGTTCGTCAGCACCCGCGGAAGCAATTTAAACAGCGCATCTTGGAAGCTTTCCACGAAGGTATGAAAGACCGCCCGGAGACGACCTTCGGCACGATGAATGATGACGTACTCAGTCACTTCGATCCATCCTTCAAACGGGAAAACTTCGTCAGAATCATCATGGACAACGACTGGAACGAATGA
- a CDS encoding TetR/AcrR family transcriptional regulator — MSRPRSFDESIALQAALRTFWRYGYEGTSIEMLSEAMAMNKASIYRVFGSKQDLFQRVRQLYHKDYLGFRVEALQQDSPRAIVEDLLHGMVQLHADGETPAGCLETNAALAAGPDNEMIRADLAQSRDALRGMLTQRFQDLSTDQPLPPGMSPESAAAVVSTLIQGLAVQAKSGRSREELSAVVESILSAWPTSTTPSELSTGVPSNA; from the coding sequence ATGTCGCGACCTAGGAGTTTCGATGAATCCATCGCTCTCCAGGCTGCCCTGCGCACCTTCTGGCGCTACGGCTACGAGGGCACATCAATCGAGATGCTATCCGAAGCTATGGCTATGAACAAAGCAAGCATCTATAGGGTTTTCGGCTCAAAGCAGGACCTATTTCAGCGCGTTCGCCAGCTCTACCATAAGGACTACCTTGGCTTTCGCGTCGAGGCGCTCCAGCAGGATTCACCGCGGGCAATAGTGGAGGACCTTCTACATGGGATGGTCCAACTTCACGCTGACGGCGAAACGCCCGCAGGCTGCCTCGAGACTAACGCCGCCCTCGCGGCCGGTCCTGACAACGAAATGATCCGCGCCGATTTGGCACAGAGTCGAGATGCATTGCGTGGAATGCTGACACAAAGATTTCAGGACCTATCAACGGATCAGCCACTGCCGCCGGGGATGTCGCCCGAGAGTGCGGCGGCTGTAGTTAGCACCCTCATCCAGGGACTGGCTGTACAAGCGAAATCGGGGAGGTCGCGCGAAGAGCTTTCCGCGGTGGTCGAGTCAATTTTGTCCGCATGGCCCACCTCGACCACCCCCTCGGAGTTGTCAACCGGGGTGCCCTCAAACGCCTGA
- a CDS encoding Gfo/Idh/MocA family oxidoreductase, whose product MPTALMHTVSGARIRTAIVGFGVSGKVFHAPLIAADPGYSLEVIVTADPERAAEAGRLYPDARIVPSPEALFAQATGLDLVILGTPPATHLDLATTAIAHGLHVVVDKPFVTTAAHGHELISRASEAGVQLTVFQNRRWDADFLTLQKVVRDGALGEVRSFESRFEWWRPEGFGNWRDTATVAEGGGILQDLGAHLIDQAIELFGPVAESYGETANHGRPEGADTEAFVSLLHESGVRSRLWMNGMAAQVGPRFHVLGSTAGYTKWGLDSQEPDLAAGMAPTDPAYGVDPQDSWGVLGVDGATAAVPAEKGAYPRFYTELATALRGHGRVPVNPAGSLDVLTIIEKIHAFA is encoded by the coding sequence ATGCCCACCGCTCTGATGCACACCGTTTCCGGCGCCCGAATCCGGACCGCCATCGTCGGGTTCGGGGTCTCCGGCAAAGTCTTCCACGCACCCCTCATCGCCGCAGACCCGGGCTACTCCCTCGAGGTGATCGTAACCGCCGACCCGGAGCGCGCAGCGGAAGCTGGCCGCCTCTACCCGGACGCCCGCATCGTCCCGTCACCCGAAGCACTGTTCGCCCAGGCCACCGGCCTTGACCTCGTCATCCTCGGTACTCCCCCGGCGACCCACCTTGACCTCGCCACTACCGCCATCGCCCACGGACTGCACGTGGTGGTCGACAAGCCGTTCGTCACCACGGCCGCCCACGGCCACGAGCTGATCAGCCGGGCGTCCGAGGCCGGGGTGCAGCTCACGGTCTTCCAGAACCGCCGGTGGGACGCCGACTTCCTGACGCTGCAAAAAGTCGTCCGGGACGGCGCCTTGGGTGAGGTTCGCAGCTTCGAATCACGCTTTGAATGGTGGCGGCCCGAAGGCTTCGGGAACTGGCGGGACACCGCCACCGTTGCCGAGGGCGGCGGTATCCTCCAGGACCTAGGCGCCCACCTGATCGACCAGGCCATCGAGCTCTTCGGTCCGGTCGCGGAAAGCTACGGGGAGACGGCCAACCACGGCCGTCCCGAGGGCGCCGACACCGAAGCCTTCGTGTCCCTGCTGCACGAATCCGGGGTCCGGTCCAGGCTATGGATGAACGGTATGGCCGCCCAAGTGGGACCCCGCTTCCACGTCCTTGGCTCCACCGCCGGGTACACCAAATGGGGCCTGGACAGCCAGGAGCCCGACCTCGCCGCCGGCATGGCTCCCACGGATCCCGCCTACGGCGTTGACCCGCAGGACTCTTGGGGGGTCCTGGGAGTTGACGGAGCCACCGCAGCGGTGCCTGCCGAAAAGGGCGCCTACCCCCGGTTCTACACCGAACTGGCCACCGCCCTCCGCGGACACGGGCGCGTGCCCGTCAACCCAGCCGGGTCCCTCGACGTCCTCACTATCATCGAAAAAATCCACGCCTTCGCCTGA
- a CDS encoding FAD-binding oxidoreductase, whose product MSSITPAKRVAVIGGGILGVSTAVHLLRDGASVILLTERGLASEASGRSLSWLNSAGERSTPYHQLRVAGVDRYRTLFASDPSREWLQFGGGLMWNAEGQREATEARHAYEKSIGYDSKLLAPAEIASVTPGIDSDAVPENAIFNPGEGWVSLPHLIEFLMEEFHARGGELVLNAGKVSVTVDGGRTTGVETAAGGTYDANAVLVACGAATPAVVAPLGVEIPNGSPVSMLVLTKPVDHQVKAVMNTPRAAVRPNPGSTFALDHDWYEERITEHADGSFSIPDDVVQELADEASKLIAGNPELKPASWKIGYKPIPGDGDPVLGELGQVPGCFVAFTHSGATLGLITGELLAGEILTGKKHPMLATFRPGRFS is encoded by the coding sequence ATGTCCTCCATCACTCCAGCCAAGCGCGTCGCCGTCATCGGCGGCGGTATCCTCGGCGTCTCCACCGCAGTGCACCTGCTCCGCGACGGCGCGTCCGTGATTCTCCTGACCGAACGTGGCCTGGCCAGCGAAGCCAGCGGCCGCTCGCTGTCCTGGCTCAATTCCGCCGGCGAACGGTCCACCCCGTACCACCAGCTGCGGGTCGCCGGCGTGGACCGCTACCGCACGCTCTTCGCCTCGGACCCCAGCCGGGAATGGCTGCAGTTCGGCGGCGGGCTTATGTGGAACGCCGAGGGGCAGCGCGAGGCCACCGAGGCCCGGCACGCCTACGAAAAGTCCATCGGCTACGACTCCAAGCTGCTTGCCCCGGCTGAGATCGCCTCCGTCACCCCCGGAATCGATTCGGACGCTGTGCCGGAAAACGCCATCTTCAACCCCGGCGAAGGCTGGGTCAGCCTGCCGCACCTGATCGAATTCCTCATGGAGGAATTCCACGCCCGCGGCGGCGAACTCGTCCTCAATGCCGGCAAAGTCTCCGTAACTGTCGACGGCGGCCGGACCACCGGCGTCGAGACCGCCGCAGGCGGGACCTACGACGCCAATGCTGTCCTGGTGGCCTGCGGAGCGGCGACCCCAGCGGTCGTGGCGCCCCTCGGCGTCGAGATCCCCAACGGCTCCCCCGTCTCCATGCTCGTGCTCACCAAGCCCGTGGACCACCAGGTCAAGGCCGTGATGAACACCCCGCGCGCCGCGGTGCGCCCCAACCCCGGCAGCACCTTCGCCCTGGACCACGACTGGTACGAAGAACGCATCACCGAACACGCTGACGGGTCCTTCAGTATCCCGGATGACGTGGTCCAGGAACTCGCCGACGAAGCCTCCAAGCTCATCGCCGGCAACCCCGAACTCAAGCCCGCATCCTGGAAGATCGGCTACAAGCCCATCCCCGGCGACGGCGACCCCGTCCTCGGTGAACTCGGCCAGGTGCCCGGCTGCTTCGTCGCGTTCACACACTCCGGCGCCACCCTCGGCCTCATCACCGGCGAGCTTCTCGCCGGTGAGATCCTGACCGGCAAGAAGCACCCGATGCTGGCCACCTTCCGCCCCGGGCGCTTCTCCTAA